In Methanoregula sp., a single genomic region encodes these proteins:
- a CDS encoding PAS domain S-box protein translates to MKSGESPRKPKKKNATVTGQDLSEALREGEESYHGLFNTIQQAIYIQDHEGRFVEVNDGACAMYGYKREEFIGRTPEFLAAPGLNDFSLINEKIRQALAGEPQQLEFWGRRKNGEIFPKDVHLYKGMYFGKDVLTVVATDITGQKRAEKALHESEEYYRAIINTSPDNITITDLSGTILMGSSAGIAMFGLSDLTEAIGRKITDFIVPEEWERVRQALALIVKTGVAIGGYHGVRKDGSVFPFEAHMSLMRDRRGNPWRLISVVRDISQRKELEDSLSSALARSHSQQQVTADISASPLVTSGEVEDLARMITERAAPLLGVERAGVWIFDEQETRLSCIDLFESTPKKHTSGIILQESEYRNEFEALRSEKFINADNPLTDPRTAGYVEGYLKPLRITSMLDAVVRSSGKNIGLICFEHVEKLHHWEPDECTFACQLADQIALAFTNRERIMAQQTLVESEELFREVFNNANDAVFLHELTPEGPGKYILVNDIALSWLGYTRTELLDMSPRDIVPKETGGRLMPEVTALLVKTGHATFESVHQRKDRSTYPVEVSTHIFPLGKRTVALSIARDITKREKVQDALWESEEKYRLLVETLNEGIWVIDKDALTTYVNPKMAEILGYTAEEMKGRNLCEFMDDERRQICEVNIKRRKRGIKEQHEFEFLKKDGTPIFARLKTSPITGKDGEYLGAIAGVTDITERKRIEGALRESEERLRLAQTSGNIGMWDWIVKTGDLHRSPELEAHYGLSPGTIRTYDDWRQRVHPDDIDTVESDRDAAIACHAPFTPQFRILHSSGEIRWMSVQGKAFYDDAGEVSRVIGISIDITDQKAAEEALRVASAYNRSLLEASPDPLVTISPEGKVTDVNTATERITGLSREALIGTDFSRYFTNPQKASEGYEQVFREGHVRNYPLEIRHTDGHVIPVLYNAAVYRDEQGKIKGVFAAARDITLHKKAEEALRQSEERYRHLFEAVTDYVFTVRVKAGRAVKTLHGPGCKSVTGYSTRDFSRDPGLWLRMVVEEDRATVTTQAEKILAGKEAGAIEHRIVHKDGEVRWVMNTLVPRYDEAGNLIAYDGLIQDITARKQVELALMKSETQLNAIIRASPIPMFVIDDRHQVISWNKALESTTGIAAGEMLGTNLHWKAFYPAERACLADLLLDNTPEKISEMYADKWKKSEIVEGAIEVTDFFPHLGLGGKWLHFMAAPIIDSGGNLIGAVETLEDITRLVMARQDLKESEERYSALFTNNYSVSLLIDPDTGRIIDANDAAVQYYGYSRDQLIAMGIYDLNRLPKDTVIKNLIRAKGQKKKHFFSSHYRADGEKRYVEIYSGPITVQGKPHFYSIIHDITDRRLAEQELKESESRYSALFTNNYSVSLLIDPDTGRIIDANGAAVQYYGYSRDQLTAMGIYDLNRLPKDTVVRNLKQAKGQKEKYFFSSHYRADGEKRYVEIYSGPITVQGKPLFYSIIHDITERKKAEEALRQNEATLNVILQSSPIPKFVIDRNHRVISWNKALEETSGIRARDIVGTTRQWMAFYEKERPCLSDLLVDGATERIPRLYRDKYKKSELVEGAYEVTDFYPRVGKDGKWLHTIAASIIDNDGTVIGAVETLEDITVFTHAQQSLKESEERYRTLVDKLPDYVIVHRDGILLYVNPAAAARMGYDADSLTGKPILPFIAPEYHDTMRQAVSLRMAGKELPSYELKIAAQDGTYRTVLVNGSMIIYRGRPADLNVLTDITTLKQAEETIRDAKEDLEKRVTERTEDLVKANEQLTTEIAARTKAEQEITRSLEEKELLLREIHHRVKNNLQIIASLLNLQSRTITDPNVLDSIKDSQSRVRAMALVHERIYRSHNIAEINLKEYLTFLTKQILQFYNIPQHQIGIMVTMDDILSDIDTIIPVGLILNELVSNSLKHAFPEGRKGTISIECTPQEGNRLRFVYSDNGIGMPAGFDWKTSETLGLRLVNSLVDQLNGTIEGSTGEGTTFIITIQQKQDPAPS, encoded by the coding sequence ATGAAATCCGGTGAATCCCCCCGTAAACCTAAAAAGAAAAACGCGACAGTGACCGGACAGGATCTTTCAGAAGCACTCCGCGAGGGCGAGGAAAGTTATCACGGTCTGTTCAACACGATCCAGCAGGCCATCTATATCCAGGATCACGAGGGAAGATTTGTCGAGGTGAACGACGGGGCCTGTGCCATGTACGGGTATAAACGCGAGGAGTTCATTGGCCGGACCCCTGAATTTCTGGCAGCACCGGGGCTCAATGATTTTTCCCTGATAAACGAAAAAATAAGGCAGGCATTGGCAGGGGAGCCCCAGCAATTGGAGTTCTGGGGCCGGCGCAAAAACGGGGAGATCTTTCCCAAGGATGTCCACCTCTACAAGGGAATGTATTTCGGAAAGGATGTCCTGACCGTTGTTGCCACCGATATCACCGGGCAGAAGAGGGCAGAAAAAGCACTCCATGAGAGCGAGGAGTATTACCGGGCGATCATCAATACCTCCCCGGATAACATCACCATTACGGATCTTTCCGGTACTATCCTGATGGGCTCTTCGGCCGGTATCGCCATGTTCGGGTTATCAGACCTGACTGAAGCGATCGGAAGAAAAATCACCGATTTTATTGTACCTGAGGAGTGGGAGCGTGTCCGTCAGGCTTTGGCTTTAATCGTAAAAACGGGAGTGGCCATAGGGGGATATCATGGAGTAAGGAAGGATGGAAGCGTGTTTCCTTTCGAAGCTCACATGTCCCTGATGCGGGACCGCAGGGGCAATCCCTGGCGCCTGATCTCCGTTGTACGTGACATCTCACAGCGCAAAGAACTGGAAGATTCATTAAGCAGCGCACTTGCCCGCAGCCATAGCCAGCAGCAGGTGACTGCCGATATATCGGCATCTCCTCTCGTCACTTCGGGCGAGGTTGAGGACCTTGCGCGGATGATCACAGAGCGGGCGGCACCCCTGCTTGGGGTAGAACGGGCAGGTGTCTGGATCTTTGACGAACAGGAAACCCGGCTGTCATGTATCGATCTCTTTGAATCAACTCCCAAAAAACATACGTCCGGTATAATCCTTCAGGAAAGCGAGTACCGGAATGAATTCGAAGCACTCAGGTCAGAAAAGTTCATTAACGCAGATAACCCGTTGACCGATCCCCGGACTGCCGGCTATGTCGAAGGTTATCTCAAACCCCTGCGGATAACTTCGATGCTGGATGCGGTTGTGAGAAGTTCAGGAAAGAACATCGGGCTCATCTGCTTCGAGCATGTTGAAAAACTGCACCACTGGGAGCCGGATGAATGTACGTTTGCCTGCCAGCTGGCTGACCAGATCGCCCTTGCGTTTACAAACCGGGAGCGAATAATGGCGCAGCAGACGCTGGTTGAAAGCGAGGAACTCTTCCGTGAAGTCTTCAACAACGCAAACGATGCAGTATTTTTACACGAGTTGACCCCGGAAGGCCCCGGGAAGTATATATTGGTCAACGATATTGCCCTCAGCTGGCTGGGATATACCCGCACGGAACTCCTGGACATGTCGCCACGGGACATCGTGCCGAAAGAAACCGGGGGAAGACTCATGCCGGAGGTAACGGCATTACTGGTAAAAACCGGGCATGCTACGTTTGAATCCGTGCACCAGCGAAAAGACCGGAGTACCTATCCGGTTGAAGTCAGCACCCATATATTTCCGTTAGGGAAAAGAACGGTTGCGCTCTCCATTGCCAGGGATATTACCAAGAGGGAAAAGGTACAGGATGCACTTTGGGAAAGTGAGGAGAAATACCGGCTGCTCGTCGAAACGCTCAACGAAGGTATCTGGGTCATTGACAAGGATGCACTCACTACGTATGTAAACCCGAAGATGGCAGAGATCCTCGGATATACAGCCGAAGAGATGAAAGGCCGCAATCTCTGTGAATTCATGGATGATGAGAGAAGGCAGATTTGCGAGGTAAATATTAAACGCAGGAAGAGAGGGATCAAGGAACAACATGAGTTTGAATTCTTAAAAAAGGACGGGACCCCGATCTTTGCCCGTCTAAAAACCAGCCCGATAACCGGAAAGGATGGGGAGTATCTCGGTGCAATCGCCGGGGTTACTGACATCACCGAACGGAAGCGGATAGAGGGAGCGCTGCGAGAGAGCGAGGAGCGACTGAGGCTTGCGCAGACCAGCGGAAACATCGGCATGTGGGACTGGATCGTCAAAACAGGAGATCTGCACAGGTCACCCGAACTTGAGGCCCATTATGGCCTGAGTCCCGGAACAATACGGACGTACGATGACTGGCGACAACGTGTTCATCCGGATGATATTGATACGGTTGAATCTGACCGGGACGCCGCGATCGCCTGTCATGCACCCTTTACCCCTCAGTTCCGGATCCTGCACAGTTCCGGTGAGATACGGTGGATGTCTGTACAGGGGAAGGCATTCTATGATGACGCAGGGGAAGTTTCCCGCGTGATCGGGATTAGTATCGACATCACTGACCAGAAGGCAGCGGAAGAGGCCCTCCGGGTTGCCAGTGCATACAATCGCAGCCTGCTGGAAGCAAGCCCAGACCCGCTCGTCACGATCAGCCCGGAGGGAAAAGTCACCGATGTTAATACGGCAACCGAGCGGATCACGGGATTATCAAGGGAGGCTCTCATCGGTACTGACTTTTCCCGGTACTTTACCAATCCGCAGAAAGCCAGCGAAGGATATGAACAGGTATTTCGCGAAGGTCATGTCCGAAACTACCCGCTGGAGATCCGTCATACAGACGGACATGTCATACCCGTGCTCTATAACGCAGCAGTCTACCGGGACGAGCAGGGAAAAATCAAAGGAGTCTTTGCCGCTGCACGCGACATCACCCTGCACAAAAAGGCAGAAGAAGCGCTCCGCCAGAGCGAGGAGCGGTACCGGCATCTTTTCGAAGCGGTCACCGACTATGTCTTTACGGTCCGGGTTAAAGCCGGGCGTGCTGTCAAGACCCTGCACGGGCCGGGCTGCAAATCAGTTACCGGTTACTCCACCCGGGATTTCAGCAGGGACCCCGGTTTATGGCTCCGCATGGTGGTTGAGGAAGACCGTGCAACAGTAACCACACAGGCAGAAAAAATCCTTGCCGGGAAAGAGGCAGGAGCTATAGAACACCGTATTGTGCATAAAGACGGGGAAGTCCGCTGGGTGATGAATACCCTGGTGCCCCGCTATGACGAAGCCGGAAACCTGATCGCATATGATGGCCTGATCCAGGATATTACTGCCCGTAAACAGGTAGAACTGGCACTCATGAAGAGCGAGACGCAGCTGAATGCGATCATACGGGCATCCCCGATCCCGATGTTTGTCATTGACGATCGCCATCAGGTAATCTCGTGGAACAAGGCCCTGGAAAGTACCACCGGTATTGCGGCAGGGGAAATGCTGGGGACAAACCTGCACTGGAAAGCGTTTTACCCGGCAGAACGCGCCTGCCTGGCCGACCTGCTGCTTGACAACACTCCTGAAAAGATTTCGGAGATGTACGCCGATAAATGGAAAAAATCAGAGATTGTCGAGGGAGCTATTGAGGTCACTGATTTCTTCCCCCACCTGGGATTGGGGGGGAAATGGCTCCATTTTATGGCTGCTCCCATAATCGACAGCGGGGGTAACCTGATCGGTGCGGTAGAAACTCTCGAAGATATCACCCGGCTGGTGATGGCCCGGCAGGATCTTAAGGAGAGCGAGGAGCGGTACAGCGCCCTCTTTACCAACAACTACTCGGTCTCGCTTCTCATTGACCCGGACACCGGCAGGATCATCGATGCAAATGACGCGGCAGTGCAGTATTACGGGTATTCCCGCGATCAGCTGATCGCCATGGGGATCTATGATCTCAACCGGTTACCGAAAGATACGGTAATCAAAAACCTCATACGGGCTAAAGGTCAGAAAAAGAAGCATTTCTTCTCCTCCCATTACCGGGCTGACGGAGAAAAACGCTACGTCGAGATCTATTCAGGCCCGATCACAGTACAGGGAAAACCACACTTTTACTCGATCATTCACGATATCACGGATCGCAGGCTGGCTGAACAGGAGTTAAAGGAGAGCGAATCACGGTACAGCGCCCTCTTTACCAACAACTACTCGGTCTCGCTTCTCATCGACCCGGACACTGGCAGGATCATCGATGCAAACGGAGCGGCAGTGCAGTATTACGGGTATTCCCGCGATCAGCTGACCGCCATGGGGATCTATGATCTCAACCGGCTGCCGAAAGATACGGTTGTCCGAAACCTCAAACAGGCAAAAGGTCAGAAAGAGAAGTATTTTTTCTCCTCCCATTACCGGGCTGACGGAGAAAAACGCTACGTGGAGATCTATTCAGGCCCGATCACGGTACAGGGAAAACCCCTTTTTTACTCGATCATTCACGATATCACGGAAAGGAAGAAGGCTGAAGAAGCACTCCGGCAGAATGAAGCCACCTTAAACGTCATTCTCCAGAGTTCCCCGATACCGAAATTCGTTATCGACCGGAATCATCGCGTGATCTCCTGGAATAAAGCGCTTGAAGAGACCAGCGGGATCAGGGCACGCGATATCGTCGGGACAACCCGGCAATGGATGGCGTTCTACGAAAAGGAGCGCCCCTGTCTTTCCGACCTGTTAGTGGACGGGGCAACGGAAAGGATCCCCCGGCTCTACCGTGACAAGTATAAAAAATCGGAACTTGTTGAAGGCGCCTACGAGGTGACCGATTTTTATCCCCGGGTGGGGAAAGACGGGAAATGGCTGCATACCATTGCTGCTTCTATCATTGATAATGACGGCACGGTTATCGGTGCGGTTGAAACACTGGAAGATATCACGGTGTTTACCCATGCCCAGCAGTCACTCAAAGAGAGCGAGGAGCGGTACCGTACCCTCGTCGACAAGCTCCCGGATTACGTGATCGTCCACCGCGATGGCATCCTGCTCTACGTCAATCCTGCAGCAGCAGCCCGGATGGGATATGATGCGGACTCGCTCACCGGCAAACCGATCCTCCCCTTCATAGCCCCGGAGTATCACGATACCATGCGGCAGGCTGTTTCCCTGCGGATGGCAGGCAAGGAACTTCCCTCGTATGAGTTGAAGATTGCTGCACAGGACGGAACCTACCGTACGGTCCTTGTCAATGGTTCAATGATTATTTACAGAGGCAGGCCGGCGGATCTTAACGTGCTTACGGATATCACTACCTTAAAGCAGGCTGAAGAGACAATACGGGATGCAAAGGAGGATCTCGAGAAGCGGGTGACAGAGCGGACCGAAGACCTGGTAAAGGCAAATGAACAGCTGACAACCGAGATCGCGGCGCGAACGAAAGCCGAGCAGGAGATCACCCGTTCCTTAGAAGAAAAAGAACTCCTGCTCCGGGAGATCCACCACCGGGTGAAGAACAATCTCCAGATCATTGCAAGCCTCTTAAATCTCCAGTCCCGGACCATCACCGATCCCAACGTGCTGGACTCGATAAAAGACAGCCAGAGCCGGGTGCGGGCAATGGCTTTGGTTCACGAGCGGATTTACCGTTCCCACAATATTGCAGAGATTAATCTCAAAGAGTACCTGACCTTCTTAACAAAACAGATATTACAGTTCTACAACATCCCGCAGCACCAGATCGGGATCATGGTGACCATGGATGATATCCTGTCAGATATCGATACCATCATTCCGGTGGGGCTTATCCTGAATGAACTGGTATCCAACTCGCTTAAACATGCTTTTCCCGAGGGGAGAAAAGGTACAATATCCATCGAATGTACCCCGCAGGAAGGGAACAGGCTCCGTTTTGTCTACAGTGACAACGGGATCGGCATGCCCGCCGGGTTTGACTGGAAGACCTCAGAAACCCTTGGCCTCCGGCTGGTGAACAGCCTTGTCGATCAACTGAACGGTACCATCGAAGGCAGCACAGGGGAGGGAACAACGTTTATTATAACAATCCAGCAGAAGCAGGATCCTGCTCCCTCATGA
- a CDS encoding PAS domain S-box protein, whose translation MKSPDVSRFRIAEPWWRGIILALSVAVIIITIWCLANGITIIFMHLYYFPIVLLAYRYRWKGFVPATLLALAYLSMVIAFDANQPEVILGAVYRFFVFVGIAAVIAYLSEQLYKAQHRQQQSAEIREQYLSLAPAIILVLDRNGAITFLNRKGGQILECQPEEVNGKIWADLFLPEKDRGRVKRVFSQLIAGQVEQNRVFENPVLTRGGTEKIIRWYNTVLHDESGAIKGTLGFGEDITQEKWAQDTLREMQQFQESVITNANVWISVLEPDGTLLIWNDAAEAISGYKKTDVVGKKTVWKQLYPENEYRKKVTREIQSIIGRDTILENFETEIRCADGTKKTIVWNTRGMRNTQGVVSSFIAIGRDVSAQKSAEFRAGESSRFLAAMIDTLPMPIFFKDKNGKYLGCNPPFEEYIGIKRGDLMGKTVYDISPRDLADRYAAADQQMFDNPVPQQYETQVPYANGSRHDVIFYKAPFFNNDGTLGGLIGAFLDITERKRAETAVRESEEKYRAFFTTSRDCIFITTIEGRWVDFNDAAVDLFGYDSREDLHRIQIPQIYANPEDRDAHIRYIRENGYSFEYPVDLKKKDGTIINTLITTVARKDSTGKTIGFQGSIRNITEKKAIQDRINELLRQQEEQVRIINTSPAVAFLWKAEENWPVEMVSDNISLFGYTRDDFLLGQIQYSAIIHPDDLVRVSTEVEYNSSHYIDDYTQEYRIFGKNHEIFWVADFTHIRRTADGSITHYEGVILDITERKRAEKALRMSEARLHTLVETIPDLIWLKDKDGIYLSCNTMFERFFGAKETDLVGKTDYDFVDRELADSFRENDRKAIAAEKPTSNEEWITFSDDGHRALLDTIKTPMYDSQGMLIGVLGIGRDITARKQAEEEREKIRSWHDGVSRILTSILAPTPLDEKLKIVTDGVIKVFGADFCRIWMIDKGDLCSAGCMHAYVEEGPHVCRFREKCLHLRASSGRYTHIDGKAHRRVPFGAYKIGLIASGGESKFLTNDAQHDPRVHDHVWAERLGLVGFSGYQLKPPSGEVLGVFALFTKFPISSDMDAILEVLSRAISLAIQKDIADRALLESERQNRESRQLFMDIISFLPDPTFVIDRDGKVLAWNRALEQLSSVSAGDIIGKGDFEYSIWLSGKRRPILIDLVLDPDRDAARLNYTQINWEGKTVTAQTEINRDGSGHIIPLSLVASPLLDAEGRITGAIESMRDISRLKETEAELERMNQNLEEIVRERTRTLEDEVVQRKRAEKDVLAALDYTQSVIEANPDLIVVLDEKGIILDINAAGELLSGIPKENLIGTSYFGYLVEDGTLASSFFSLLKDGRIENIVHLKRTDGSATPLSIHAMVIRGREGRKDRIIVAAHDITRQKQDEEAIRASLDEKVLLLREVHHRVKNNLQIIISLTNLQMRQTDDPEVKKIMSETQNRVRAMSLVHEKLYRSESLSRIDFADYTRFLATQLFSYFGTDTRRVHLDFSMGEIMVDINTAVPLGLLMNELISNALKHAFPQGREGAISIRGEDTGDLITLVVRDNGIGIPAELDWKNTTSLGMRLVTSLIDQVDGTIVLDRDQGTTFTITIRRIPTPGEV comes from the coding sequence ATGAAATCCCCGGATGTATCCCGGTTCCGGATCGCTGAACCCTGGTGGAGGGGAATTATCCTCGCGCTGTCTGTCGCAGTCATTATCATAACCATCTGGTGCCTGGCTAACGGGATCACCATCATCTTCATGCATCTCTATTATTTCCCGATCGTTTTACTTGCCTATCGCTACCGCTGGAAAGGGTTCGTTCCTGCCACGCTCCTTGCCCTTGCCTACCTCTCCATGGTAATCGCTTTTGATGCAAACCAGCCAGAGGTCATCCTTGGGGCGGTGTACCGGTTCTTTGTCTTTGTGGGTATTGCAGCAGTCATCGCATATCTCTCAGAGCAGCTGTACAAAGCTCAGCACAGACAGCAACAATCCGCAGAGATCAGGGAGCAATATCTCTCCCTTGCACCGGCAATTATCCTTGTGCTCGACCGGAACGGGGCGATAACGTTTCTCAACAGGAAAGGCGGTCAGATCCTTGAATGCCAGCCTGAAGAGGTGAATGGAAAGATCTGGGCCGACCTGTTCCTGCCGGAAAAAGACCGGGGGCGGGTGAAAAGGGTATTTTCACAGCTGATTGCCGGACAGGTTGAACAAAACCGGGTTTTCGAAAACCCGGTACTGACCCGGGGCGGCACGGAAAAGATCATCCGCTGGTATAATACCGTTCTTCACGATGAGAGCGGGGCTATCAAGGGAACACTTGGATTTGGTGAGGATATCACCCAGGAAAAATGGGCGCAGGACACGCTCCGGGAGATGCAGCAGTTCCAGGAGAGCGTGATAACAAACGCCAATGTCTGGATCTCGGTGCTCGAACCTGACGGCACCCTCCTTATCTGGAATGATGCTGCCGAGGCTATCAGCGGTTATAAAAAAACGGATGTCGTGGGAAAAAAAACAGTCTGGAAACAACTCTACCCGGAGAACGAATACCGGAAAAAAGTTACCCGGGAAATCCAGTCAATTATCGGGCGGGACACAATCCTTGAAAATTTTGAGACCGAGATCCGCTGCGCAGACGGGACAAAAAAGACGATTGTCTGGAATACCCGGGGTATGCGGAACACACAGGGAGTGGTTTCCAGTTTTATTGCCATTGGACGCGATGTCTCGGCACAGAAATCCGCCGAGTTCCGCGCCGGGGAGAGTTCGCGTTTCCTTGCTGCCATGATCGACACGCTTCCCATGCCCATCTTCTTCAAGGATAAAAACGGGAAATACCTTGGGTGCAACCCGCCGTTTGAGGAGTATATCGGGATAAAACGGGGGGATCTCATGGGTAAGACCGTGTATGACATATCACCCCGGGATCTTGCTGACAGGTATGCTGCTGCTGACCAGCAGATGTTTGATAATCCCGTTCCCCAACAGTATGAGACCCAGGTACCGTACGCGAACGGTTCCCGCCACGATGTTATCTTTTACAAAGCCCCGTTTTTTAATAATGACGGAACTCTTGGGGGCCTGATCGGGGCTTTCCTCGATATCACCGAACGCAAGCGGGCGGAAACAGCCGTGCGGGAGAGCGAGGAGAAATACCGTGCTTTCTTTACCACGTCGCGGGACTGTATTTTTATCACAACAATAGAGGGCAGGTGGGTGGATTTTAACGACGCAGCGGTTGACCTGTTCGGTTATGACAGCAGGGAAGACCTGCACAGGATCCAGATTCCTCAGATATATGCAAATCCCGAAGATCGGGATGCACACATCAGGTATATTCGTGAAAACGGGTATTCGTTCGAATATCCTGTTGATTTAAAGAAAAAAGATGGAACAATAATTAACACGCTTATTACTACGGTTGCCCGAAAGGATTCGACCGGAAAAACCATAGGTTTCCAGGGATCGATACGGAATATCACCGAGAAGAAAGCAATCCAGGATCGCATCAATGAACTGCTCCGCCAGCAGGAAGAGCAGGTAAGGATCATCAACACCAGCCCGGCTGTCGCCTTCCTCTGGAAAGCCGAAGAGAACTGGCCGGTCGAGATGGTGAGCGATAACATCTCCCTGTTCGGGTACACCCGCGACGATTTTCTCCTGGGTCAGATCCAGTACAGCGCCATTATCCATCCCGATGATCTCGTGCGAGTGAGCACGGAAGTGGAATACAACAGCAGCCACTATATCGATGACTATACGCAGGAATACCGGATCTTCGGGAAAAACCACGAGATATTCTGGGTAGCGGATTTCACGCATATCCGACGTACTGCAGACGGAAGCATCACCCACTATGAGGGAGTAATTCTCGATATCACTGAACGCAAACGGGCGGAAAAGGCGCTGCGCATGAGCGAAGCCCGCTTGCACACGCTGGTAGAGACGATCCCCGACCTGATCTGGCTGAAGGACAAAGATGGGATCTATCTCTCCTGCAACACCATGTTCGAGCGCTTTTTCGGTGCAAAGGAAACAGACCTTGTGGGAAAAACCGATTACGACTTTGTAGATCGCGAACTGGCAGACTCCTTCCGCGAGAATGATCGCAAGGCAATAGCAGCGGAAAAGCCCACAAGCAACGAAGAATGGATCACCTTTTCAGATGATGGCCACCGGGCCCTGCTGGATACCATCAAGACACCGATGTACGATAGCCAGGGAATGCTCATCGGCGTGCTGGGTATCGGGCGCGATATCACTGCGCGCAAACAGGCTGAAGAAGAACGGGAGAAGATCCGGTCGTGGCATGACGGGGTAAGCAGGATCCTTACCTCCATTCTGGCACCTACTCCGCTGGATGAAAAATTAAAAATTGTAACCGACGGCGTTATTAAAGTATTCGGAGCAGATTTCTGCCGCATCTGGATGATCGATAAGGGAGACCTGTGTAGTGCCGGTTGCATGCATGCCTACGTTGAGGAAGGGCCGCATGTATGCCGGTTCCGCGAGAAGTGCCTGCACCTGAGAGCAAGCAGTGGCAGGTATACCCATATTGACGGAAAAGCACATCGCCGTGTACCGTTCGGGGCCTACAAGATCGGGCTTATTGCATCCGGCGGGGAAAGTAAATTCCTCACGAATGATGCCCAGCATGATCCCCGGGTCCATGATCATGTCTGGGCAGAAAGACTCGGCCTCGTAGGATTTTCCGGCTATCAGCTGAAACCTCCCTCCGGTGAGGTACTGGGTGTTTTTGCTCTCTTTACGAAATTTCCGATATCTTCGGATATGGATGCCATCCTCGAAGTGCTGAGCCGTGCAATCTCTCTCGCAATCCAGAAAGATATTGCAGACAGGGCACTTCTTGAGAGTGAAAGACAGAACCGGGAGTCCCGGCAGCTCTTCATGGATATCATCAGTTTCCTGCCGGATCCCACGTTTGTCATCGACAGGGACGGGAAAGTTCTCGCATGGAACCGGGCCCTTGAACAGCTCAGTAGCGTTTCTGCCGGAGATATTATCGGTAAAGGGGACTTTGAGTACAGCATCTGGTTGTCCGGAAAACGTCGCCCGATCCTAATCGATCTCGTTCTCGATCCGGACAGGGATGCGGCACGGTTGAATTATACCCAAATCAACTGGGAGGGAAAGACCGTAACAGCGCAGACGGAGATCAACCGTGATGGCAGCGGGCACATAATTCCGCTCTCGCTTGTTGCATCCCCCCTGCTTGATGCCGAGGGCAGGATCACCGGAGCCATCGAGTCCATGCGGGACATCTCCCGTCTCAAGGAAACTGAAGCAGAACTTGAACGGATGAACCAGAACCTCGAAGAGATCGTCAGGGAACGTACCCGGACACTTGAAGACGAAGTTGTCCAGCGTAAGCGTGCTGAGAAGGACGTGCTGGCGGCGCTCGATTACACCCAGTCGGTTATCGAGGCAAATCCTGACCTTATAGTAGTCCTCGATGAGAAGGGTATTATCCTGGATATTAATGCAGCGGGAGAATTATTGTCCGGCATACCCAAAGAGAACCTGATCGGAACCTCATATTTCGGTTACCTTGTCGAAGACGGTACTCTCGCCAGTTCCTTTTTCAGTCTTTTAAAGGATGGCAGGATCGAGAATATTGTCCACCTGAAGAGGACAGATGGCAGCGCAACGCCGTTGTCCATTCATGCCATGGTGATCAGGGGGCGTGAAGGCAGAAAAGACCGGATCATCGTTGCCGCCCACGACATCACCCGCCAGAAGCAGGATGAGGAAGCCATACGGGCATCTCTGGATGAGAAAGTCCTGCTCCTCAGGGAAGTCCATCACCGGGTGAAAAACAATCTCCAGATCATCATCAGTTTAACCAACCTCCAGATGCGCCAGACCGATGATCCCGAAGTGAAAAAGATCATGTCCGAGACGCAGAACCGCGTGCGGGCAATGTCGCTGGTTCATGAAAAACTCTACCGTTCCGAGAGCCTGTCACGGATCGACTTTGCGGATTATACCCGATTCCTTGCAACCCAGCTCTTCTCCTATTTCGGTACGGATACGCGAAGGGTACACCTGGATTTTTCCATGGGTGAGATCATGGTGGACATAAACACTGCGGTTCCCCTTGGCCTCCTGATGAACGAGCTCATCTCCAATGCCCTCAAGCATGCCTTTCCGCAGGGAAGGGAAGGGGCGATCAGTATCCGTGGCGAAGATACTGGCGATCTCATCACGCTGGTTGTCCGTGATAACGGTATCGGGATACCGGCAGAGCTTGACTGGAAGAACACCACATCGCTGGGCATGCGCCTTGTGACCAGCCTTATCGACCAGGTTGACGGGACAATTGTGCTCGACCGGGATCAGGGGACAACTTTTACGATAACGATCAGGAGAATACCTACACCAGGTGAGGTTTAA